One genomic region from Athalia rosae chromosome 3, iyAthRosa1.1, whole genome shotgun sequence encodes:
- the LOC105686172 gene encoding synaptotagmin-5 isoform X1, which produces MDIRSVDGVVTLVGLGVACASVGTLLGVVVYTICAKFRIVLGGSAVWGPLNWFEEDILDREEAARSRQLLVGGRSDPNKDANSDSDESVWPGALATKENLGASLSETEGALAIPTSPSRVGHFPAPLPESVRLVATENLIVLTKPCRTIPSMQTRLDPAKIDTTLYRTQPDDRDPAAPASDEDARGELLTSLVYDAPAGILTVRLIEARNLQGRELSGTADPYAKIRLLPDRSNVWQTRIHKRTLNPVFDEDFVFEVKPATALWKTLEILIYDFDALSRHRSIGCVRLPLSSVDLGSRAIMSKPILRCTERDVRAELGELMVSMSFLPSAERLTVMVIKARNLRVVDDARTSSDPCVKVSVFSDDGKRLKKRKSGVQRNTTNPVWNEALTFDLGRESLSRGSIEFLVLHDSLLGPSEALARCVVSAKSQRDLFNEVLAGRGATAQWLPLAETRQF; this is translated from the exons ATGGACATCCGAAGTGTCGACGGGGTTGTTACGCTGGTGGGGTTAGGGGTAGCGTGTGCGAGTGTCGGCACGCTGCTCGGTGTCGTCGTCTACACGATCTGCGCCAAGTTCCGGATAGTCCTTGGTGGCAGTGCGGTATGGGGGCCGCTCAACTG GTTCGAGGAGGACATTCTGGACCGCGAGGAGGCAGCCAGATCCCGTCAACTCCTGGTCGGTGGGCGCAGTGACCCGAACAAGGATGCGAACAGCGACAGCGACGAGTCCGTTTGGCCGGGAGCGCTCGCCACCAAGGAGAACTTGGGGG CGTCCCTTTCGGAGACCGAGGGTGCCCTCGCGATACCCACGAGTCCTTCGAGAGTCGGACATTTCCCCGCACCCCTACCGGAATCCGTCCGCCTCGTCGCAACGGAGAATCTGATCGTCCTGACGAAGCCTTGCCGAACGATACCCAGTATGCAGACGAGGCTCGATCCTGCGAAAATCGACACCACGCTCTACCGAACG CAGCCCGACGATCGGGATCCCGCTGCACCTGCTTCCGACGAGGACGCGCGAGGAGAACTTTTGACGAGCCTCGTCTACGACGCACCGGCTGGGATTTTGACCGTCCGGTTGATCGAG GCGCGCAATCTGCAAGGTCGAGAGTTGAGCGGTACGGCGGACCCGTACGCAAAGATCAGACTTTTGCCCGATCGCAGTAACGTATGGCAGACGAGGATTCACAAGCGAACGTTGAACCCAG TCTTCGACGAGGACTTCGTATTCGAGGTGAAGCCCGCGACCGCCTTGTGGAAGACCCTCGAAATTCTCATCTACGATTTCGACGCGCTATCGCGCCACCGGAGCATCGGATGCGTCCGGCTGCCCCTGTCGTCGGTGGATCTGGGCTCGAGGGCGATAATGAGCAAACCTATACTACGGTGCACGGAGAGGGACGTCAGGGCCGAACTCGGTGAACTAATGGTGTCCATGTCCTTCCTACCATCGGCCGAAAGACTCACGGTAATGGTGATCAAAGCGCGCAATCTGAGGGTCGTCGACGACGCCAGGACCAGTTCCGACCCCTGCGTCAAG GTGAGCGTTTTCTCGGACGACGGTAagcgtttgaaaaaacgaaaatccgGAGTGCAGCGCAACACTACGAATCCCGTATGGAACGAGGCATTGACCTTCGATTTGGGTAGGGAATCTCTGTCCCGTGGCAGTATCGAGTTCCTCGTGCTACACGACAGTCTGCTCGGACCGAGCGAAGCTCTGGCCAGATGCGTGGTCTCGGCGAAGAGTCAACGTGATTTATTTAACGAGGTATTGGCGGGTCGAGGGGCGACCGCGCAGTGGTTACCGTTGGCGGAAACCAGGCAATTCTGA
- the LOC105686172 gene encoding synaptotagmin-5 isoform X2 — MDIRSVDGVVTLVGLGVACASVGTLLGVVVYTICAKFRIVLGGSAVWGPLNWFEEDILDREEAARSRQLLVGGRSDPNKDANSDSDESVWPGALATKENLGASLSETEGALAIPTSPSRVGHFPAPLPESVRLVATENLIVLTKPCRTIPSMQTRLDPAKIDTTLYRTPDDRDPAAPASDEDARGELLTSLVYDAPAGILTVRLIEARNLQGRELSGTADPYAKIRLLPDRSNVWQTRIHKRTLNPVFDEDFVFEVKPATALWKTLEILIYDFDALSRHRSIGCVRLPLSSVDLGSRAIMSKPILRCTERDVRAELGELMVSMSFLPSAERLTVMVIKARNLRVVDDARTSSDPCVKVSVFSDDGKRLKKRKSGVQRNTTNPVWNEALTFDLGRESLSRGSIEFLVLHDSLLGPSEALARCVVSAKSQRDLFNEVLAGRGATAQWLPLAETRQF; from the exons ATGGACATCCGAAGTGTCGACGGGGTTGTTACGCTGGTGGGGTTAGGGGTAGCGTGTGCGAGTGTCGGCACGCTGCTCGGTGTCGTCGTCTACACGATCTGCGCCAAGTTCCGGATAGTCCTTGGTGGCAGTGCGGTATGGGGGCCGCTCAACTG GTTCGAGGAGGACATTCTGGACCGCGAGGAGGCAGCCAGATCCCGTCAACTCCTGGTCGGTGGGCGCAGTGACCCGAACAAGGATGCGAACAGCGACAGCGACGAGTCCGTTTGGCCGGGAGCGCTCGCCACCAAGGAGAACTTGGGGG CGTCCCTTTCGGAGACCGAGGGTGCCCTCGCGATACCCACGAGTCCTTCGAGAGTCGGACATTTCCCCGCACCCCTACCGGAATCCGTCCGCCTCGTCGCAACGGAGAATCTGATCGTCCTGACGAAGCCTTGCCGAACGATACCCAGTATGCAGACGAGGCTCGATCCTGCGAAAATCGACACCACGCTCTACCGAACG CCCGACGATCGGGATCCCGCTGCACCTGCTTCCGACGAGGACGCGCGAGGAGAACTTTTGACGAGCCTCGTCTACGACGCACCGGCTGGGATTTTGACCGTCCGGTTGATCGAG GCGCGCAATCTGCAAGGTCGAGAGTTGAGCGGTACGGCGGACCCGTACGCAAAGATCAGACTTTTGCCCGATCGCAGTAACGTATGGCAGACGAGGATTCACAAGCGAACGTTGAACCCAG TCTTCGACGAGGACTTCGTATTCGAGGTGAAGCCCGCGACCGCCTTGTGGAAGACCCTCGAAATTCTCATCTACGATTTCGACGCGCTATCGCGCCACCGGAGCATCGGATGCGTCCGGCTGCCCCTGTCGTCGGTGGATCTGGGCTCGAGGGCGATAATGAGCAAACCTATACTACGGTGCACGGAGAGGGACGTCAGGGCCGAACTCGGTGAACTAATGGTGTCCATGTCCTTCCTACCATCGGCCGAAAGACTCACGGTAATGGTGATCAAAGCGCGCAATCTGAGGGTCGTCGACGACGCCAGGACCAGTTCCGACCCCTGCGTCAAG GTGAGCGTTTTCTCGGACGACGGTAagcgtttgaaaaaacgaaaatccgGAGTGCAGCGCAACACTACGAATCCCGTATGGAACGAGGCATTGACCTTCGATTTGGGTAGGGAATCTCTGTCCCGTGGCAGTATCGAGTTCCTCGTGCTACACGACAGTCTGCTCGGACCGAGCGAAGCTCTGGCCAGATGCGTGGTCTCGGCGAAGAGTCAACGTGATTTATTTAACGAGGTATTGGCGGGTCGAGGGGCGACCGCGCAGTGGTTACCGTTGGCGGAAACCAGGCAATTCTGA